The Sphingomonas sp. NBWT7 nucleotide sequence ACGCTGTAGCCGCCGAAGACGATCGCGCCGGCGGCGAGCCCGATCAGCACGGTGCGCTCCTCGCCAAAGCGCCGGATCGCCTGGCCGGTAAGGAAGATCTGCGCGAGCATCATCGAAACCCCCGACGCGGCGAGCGACCAGCCGATCGCCCGCGCGTCCCACCCCAGCGCGATCTCGGCGAAGAACGACCAGGTTGACGGATAAACCATGTGCGCGATCTGCCACATCACCGCGCCGGCGAGCAGCGCCTTGGCGCCCCCAGCATGCAGCAACGGAGCGAACGCACCGATTGCATTGGCGCGTCGCCAGTCGAACGCGCGGCGGTTCGCCGGCGCGAGCGTCTCGGGCATGAAGGCGAGGATGACGAGCGCGTTGACGAAAGCGAGCGTGGCGGCCGCGACGAACGGCGCGCGCGCACCGTAGTTGACGAGCAGCCCGCCGATCGCGGGGCCGATGATGAAGCCACCGCCGAACGCCGCGCCGAGCAGCCCGAAGGCCTGACCGCGCCGCTCGGGCGGCGTCACGTCGGCGATCACTGCATTCGCCGGACCGTAGGTCGCCCCCGCGACCCCCGCGATCGCGCGGCCGAGGAACAGCCAGGCAAGCGTCGGAGCCACCGCCATCAGGGCATAGTCGATACCGAAGCAGGTGAGGCTGATGAGAAGGACGCGGCGACGGCCGTACCGGTCCGACAAACTGCCGATCACCGGGCCGGCGAAGAAATGCGTCACGGCGTAGACCGCCAGCATGTAGCCGCCGATCCGCGACGCTTCCGCTAGCCCCACGTTGCCCAGCTTGACGATCAGCGAGGGCAGGACGGGCAGGACGATCCCGAACCCGACCGAATCAATCAGCATCGCGACCAGCGCGATTGGTACGGCGCGGTGATCAAATCGCATCGGCTAGTCTCCCCCTGCCACCAGCCTAGCCGATCGCCGCGATGTTGTCGCTTTGCTTCGCGCCCGGAATGTGCGATGGCGCGGCCATACCCGATCTTCAGAATCGGTTTCGGAGAAGCATTAGATGGCAACTGCCGCCGAACTCGACCGCCCGACCGACACGCTGGATGCCTTCCGCCAGGAAGCGCGCGCCTGGTTGGAAGCCAATTTCCCGCAGAGCCTGCGCGGCAAGGACAATGCGATGTCCGCCGTCGATGGCCCGACCGAAGAGACCGCCGAGCAGAAGCAATGGCGCGAGGCGATGGGTGCCAAGGGCTGGGGCGTGCCGACCTGGCCGAAGGAACATGGCGGCGGCGGGCTGAGCCGCGCCGAGGCGCGCGTTCTGGGCGAGGAGATGATGCGCATCGGCGCCTGGAACCCGATCGGCGGCATGGGCGTGATGATGTTCGGGCCGACGCTGCTCGAATATGGCAACGAGGCGCAGAAGGCGCAGCATATCCCCGGCATCGTCCGCGGCGAAGTGCGCTGGTGCCAGGGTTATTCGGAGCCCGGCGCCGGATCGGATCTTGCCTCGCTGCAGACCTTTGCCGAGGACAAGGGCGACCATTATCTCGTCAACGGCCAGAAGACGTGGACCAGCGGCGGGCAGTGGGCGGACAAGTGCTTCGCGCTGGTGCGTACCGACAAGACGCAGAAGCATGCCGGCATCAGTTTCCTGCTGATCGACATGGATGCCGAAGGCGTCGAAACGCGGCCGATCAAGCTGATCTCCGGCGCGTCGCCGTTCTGCGAAACGTTCTTCACCAACGTGAAGGTGCCGAAGGAGAACCTCGTCGGTCGCGAAGGGCAGGGCTGGGAGATCGGCACGCGCCTGTTGCAGCACGAGCGCAACTCGCTGTCCGGCGGTGGCGGCTCGCAGGGCCGGATGAACCAGGGCGAGCCAATCGTGTCGATCGCCAAGAAGTATCGCGACGTCGATGCCGACGGCAAGCTTGCCGACAGCGACCTGCGCACGCGCATCATCAAGCACGAGATGGATCAGCGCGCCTTTGCGCTGACACTGCGCCGCGCGGCGCTCGAGGCGAAGGGCAACGCGGGCCCGTCCGCAGCGACCAGCGTGATGAAGAACGTCGGCGCGCGCATCACGCAGGATCGCGCCGAGCTGGCGATCGAGATCATGGGGATGCAGGGCCTTGGCTGGGAAGGCGAGGGCTTCAGTAACGAGGAACTGGCGCAGACGCGTACGTGGCTGTGGGGCAAGGCGGTGTCGATCTACGGCGGCTCGTCCGAAGTGCAGAACAACGTGATCGCCAAGCGCATCCTGGGTATGCTCGATCACCAGTAATCCATACGAGATCAACGGTTAGGCGCGGCGCAGACACGCGTCGGAGAGGGCCGGGTCGAGGAGGGGCGCGCAACGACGCTCCTCCTCCCCGGCAAGTCCTTCGAAAAGGGGTTCGGTTACATGGCAGCGTTGAACGACGAACAGGTGATGCTCCGCGACATGGCGCGCGAGTGGGCCGATAACGAATCGCCCACCACTGCCTTTCGCAAGCTGCGCGAGGCGGCGCCCGCCAAGGGGTTCGATCCGGAAGCATGGAGCACGATCGGCCAGATGGGCTGGGCCGGCGTCGTCATCCCCGAGGAGTTCGGGGGATCGGCGTTCGGTTATCTCTCGCTCGGCCTCGTCGTCGAGCAGCTCGGTCGCAACCTGGCGGTAAGCCCGCTGTCGTCCACCGCAGTCGCCGCAACGGCGATCGCGATGGGCAGCGTCGATGGGGCGAAGAGCGAGTGGCTGCCCAAGCTCGCTTCCGGTGAGGCTGTAGCGACGCTGGCGATCGACGAAGGCCCCAACCATGACGGCAAGGTGACGACGAGCGCGTCGGGCAGCACGATGAGCGGCACCAAGAAGTTCGTCGCGGAGGGCGACGGCGCCGACGTCTTCGTCGTCTCGGCGACCGACGGGCTTTACCTCGTCGCGAAGGGCGACGGCGTCACCGTCTCTACCCGCAAGATGGCGGACAGCCGCAGCCATGCCGACGTGATCTTCGCCGATGCGCCGGCGCAGAAGCTGGGCGGCACCGACCTGACGCAGGCAATCGTCGATCGCGCGACCGCGGTGACGACGGCCGAGATGCTCGGCATGGCGGAGAGCGCGTTCGAGCAGACGCTCGACTACCTCAAGCAGCGCGTCCAGTTCGGTCAGGTACTGTCCACCTTCCAGGCGCTGCAGCACCGCATGGCGAAGATGAAGACCGAGCTCGAACTGATGCGCTCTGCGGTCGAAGGCGCGCTCGAGGCGATCGATGCCGGGCGCTCTGACGTCGATCAGGCGGTCAGCCTCGCCAAGGCGATCGCAAACGATACGCTGCGCGTTGTCAGCCGCGAGATGGTGCAGCTGCACGGCGGCGTCGGCATGACCGACGAATATGACGCCGGCCTGTACCTGAAGCGGGCAGCGACGCTTGAGACGATGTGGGGCACGGCGTCCTATCATCGCGATCGGTTCGCGAAGCTGAACGGCTACTGACGCTCGTTTCATCGGAAACGGTATGGCGGCGGACATCGGGTGATGTCCGCCGCTTTTTCCACTTGCGCCCGCAACTCGCCACGAAGTCGCTTGACGCGGCGAGAAGGCCATCGTCTATTCGAGGAACCGGTACGGCACGCATAGATGCCGATCGGCAACGGGAGAGTGATGATGGCGAAGGCGACTTTCGCCCGAGCGAGCGCGTCGGCTGCGCTTGCCTGGGCTATGGCGATCGGCACGGCACACGCGCAGATCGGTGGCGATCCCCAACCGGCACAGGCCGCCACGGATCAATCCTCCAACCCCGACATCGTTGTGACCGGTACGCTGATCCGCGGCACGCCGGAGAACCTCGCGGTGCCGGTCGACGTGATCTCCAGCGAGGAACTGTCCAAGCAGGGCGCGCCGTCGGTGGTCGACCTTCTGAAAAACCTGACAGTCGCCAACGGCACGGTTGGTGACGCAAACCAGTTCGACACCCGTGCACAGGGCTCCGAAGGCGTCGCGTCGGTCAACCTGCGCGGCCTTGGTCCGCAGCGTACGCTGGTGCTCCTCAACGGCAAGCGCATGGTGCCCTCGGGGCTCGGCATTCCGATCGTCGACGTCAACATGTTCCCGGCGGGCGCGATCGGGCGTGTCGAAATCCTGAAGGACGGTGCGGCAGCGACGTACGGATCGGACGCGATCTCGGGCGTCGTGAACTTCATCACCCGAACCGATCAGGAAGGGTTCCTGGTCTCCGGCGACTATCGTTACATCGACGGATCGAAGGGCGATTATGGCGGTGCGGCCTCGTTCGGGCACAAGCAGGACGGCTTCCGCGTCTTCGGCGCGGTCGGCTACCAGCGCCGATCCGAGCTGCGCTTCACCGATCGCGATTTCGCGGTGCAGCCTTATCAAACCAACCCGCAGGGCGCCTGGACGGGCGGCGGCAATCCCGGAAACTTCGATTTCAACGGTACCGTCGGCGGGATCAATCTGACGACCGATCTTGGTTGCGCCGGTCTCGGCGGCTTTCGCAGTGCGCCGGGTTCCAATACCGACCGCTGCTTCACCAACTTCGGACAGTTCGACAATCTGGTCGAGCCCGAGGAGCGGTTCCAAGCTTATGTCGAGACCGAATTCGACGTGACCGACAACGCCACGTTGCGTTTCACCACTCTTTATTCGTTCACCAACACGCGCGTGACGAGTTCGCCGAGTTATCTGCCGACATTGCCGCCATCGGCCAATTCGGCGTTCGGCAACGGGGCTTTGTTCATCGTGCCGGGCTACGCGCCGGCGCTGCGCGATTATTGTACGCTCTACGGCGCACAGGCGGGCTGCACGCGCAATGCCGCCGGCACGCTGGATAGCGCGGCGGGCTTGCCCGTGCTGTTCCGTCCTTTCCTGCTCGGAGGCAACCCGCTGTTCGATAACGGCAGCAACGATCGTGGATCGGCGGTGTCGCGGCGCGATACCGAGGCGCTGCGCTTTACCGCCGAAGCTAACGTCAGGCTTACCGACAATCTCGATTTTTCGACCAGCTTCACCTTCAGCGAATACAACCGCGACTATGACGGCACCGACACGTTCGGCGATCTGCTGCAGAACGCGCTTGCCGGCTTCGGCGGGCCGAGCTGCGCTTATAGCTCCACCGCGTCGCGCGCAGGGTTGAGCGCCGCGCAGCTCGCCGCTTTGGCGGGCACCAACGGTTGTACGTACTTCAACCCGTTCTCGACCGGCATCCCGCGTAACGCGGTGAGTGACGTGGCGAACCCGAACTATGCTGGAACGCGCAATCCTGCTGGGTTTAATCTTGCGCCGGGGGCGGGGCTGATCAACGATCTGTCGACGATCGATCTGTTCTTCCGCACGCCCAACACGCAGGTCCGCACGCGTCAGTTCGTCGGTGACATAGCGCTGTCCGGGCGGACCGGGCTGCGGCTGTGGGCGGACGAGGATATCGGCTTCGCCGTCGGCGCGCAGTATCGCAAGAATATTTTCCGCACGCAGCTCAACGCCGATGCGAACCTTGCGACCAATCCGTGCCCCGGCACGCCGCTCAACCCCAATGCGACGTGCAATCCGCTGACTGGCGCACTCGGCTTCCTCGGCACCAATTTCGAGCGGTTCGCGGCGGCGGATGTCTACGCGCTCTTCGCCGAGCTGCAGATCCCGATCATCGACGCGATCAACCTTCAGCTGTCTGCGCGATACGAGGATTATCGCGGCAATGTGGGATCGACCTTCGATCCGCAGGCGCGCGTGAAGATCGAGCTGACCGACTGGCTGGGCCTGCGCGGCGGCGTCGGCAGCAGCTTCCGTGGGCCGCCGCCGCAGAACCTGTCGGGTTCGGGCGTCTCGTTGCAGGTGATCGGCACCGGCTTCCGCGCGGTCGAGGTATTCGGCAACCCCAACCTCGAGCCGGAGAGCGCGACGACCTATAACGGGGGCGTCCTGATCGACAGCGGGCCGTTCAATGCCAGCCTCGATTACTGGCGCTACGACTTCAAGGGGCCGATCGAATCGGAGCCGGTGTCGGGCCTTGCCACCGCGCTATTCGGCGCCAGCGGCACCGCCAATTGCGGCAATCCGGCGTTCGCCGCACTCCAATCGCGCTTCACCTTCAACGCTGCCGGCTGCGGGATCAACAACGTCAGTCGCCTGCGGACGCAGGTATTCAACAGCGCGAACGTGAAGACATCGGGCCTCGATTTCACCGCCAGTTATCGCGGCGAGCTAGGCCCGGCGCGTATTACGGTCGGCGGCGCGGCGACCTATGTCATCGATTACAAGATCGATGACCTGAACGTGGAGAATATCCTGGTGCAGCCGGCGTTCAACGCGGTCGGCCTCCTGAACTTTCAGACGACGGCGTATCCGATCCCGCAGTGGCGCGGCAATTGGTACGTGCAGGGCGATGCGGGTCCGCACTCGCTGCGGCTGCAGTTCAACTACGTGGACGGCTACACCGATCAGCGCGGCGCCGCGATCTACGGTCCGAATCTCGGCGCGCTCGGCGGCGCGTCGGTGACGCGTGGCAAAGAGATCGGTTCTTGGCGGACGTTCGACGCCACCTATCGCCTCGCGCTCGAGAGCGGCACCACGTTCACGCTGGCGGCGGTCAACATCTTCGATCGCGATCCGCCGTTCGCACGCCTTGATCCGAACTACGACAGCTTCACTGCCTCGCCGCTCGGCTTCACGCTGAAAGCGGGCGTGTCACAGGCGTTCTGACGCAAGGGTGGGGCGGCATCGTGACGAAACGTTGCCGCCCCCTCGATGCATACTGACGATTGGGCTGGCCGCCGATAGGCTGGCGTACACAAGACGTTGAGTTAGGAGAGATCGCATGGATGCCAGCACCACGTTGTCGCCCGAGGGGCGCGACGCGCGGGCGCTCCGCCGGCGCGGTTGGACACTGGCGCTCCTGACCACGGCCTATTTCTTCAGCTTCATGGATCGTCAGATCCTCTCGATCCTGCTCGAATCGATCAAGGCCGACCTCAAGCTTTCCGATACGCAGTTGGGGCTGCTGTCCGGTCTCGTCTTCGCGCTGTTCTATGCGACGCTCGGGCTGCCGATCGCGCGGCTCGCCGATCGATCGAGCCGAAGCAACATCATCGCCATCAGCCTCGCCTTCTGGAGCGTGATGACCGCGGTGTGCGGACTGGCGCAGAATTTCGTCCAATTGATGTTCGCGCGCATCGGCGTCGGCATCGGCGAGGCGGGGTTCGGCCCGCCGAGCCAGTCGATCATCGCCGACCTCTATCCGCCCGAGAAGCGTGCGAGTGCGATGGCGATCTACTCGCTTGGCGTGCTGCTGGGCGGCGGATTGGGCATCGTCATCGGCGGGTTCGTCGCGCACTCCTACGGCTGGCGCGTCGCGATGATGGTCGTCGGGCTGCCGGGCGTCGCGCTCGCGATCATCATGAAGCTGTTCGTGGTCGAGCCGCGCCGCGGCCTTTCCGACGGACCGGCGGCGACGCCGATCGCCGATCAGCCGGCGGTAAGCCTGTGGCAGGGGATCGGCGAGATGTGGCGCAACCGCGCCGCCTTCCACTTGGTGGCGGCGATCACCGTCACCTCCCTGATCGGCTATGCCGTGACGGGCTGGGGCCCGAGCTACATGCAGCGCTCACTCGGCATGTCGATGCTCGACGTGTCGAAATACGTTGCGCTTCCCGCCGCCTTTGTCGCCGGGGGATCGGCGCTGCTCGGCGGGTGGCTGTGTGATCGCGCGGCGAAGCGCCACGGCATCTTTGCGCAAAGCTACGTCGTCGCGATTATGAAGATCGTCGCATTTCCGTTCGCGCTCGCCTTCTATTTCGTCGACGATCTGTGGCTGGCCCTCGGTTCGTACTTCGTCGCGGCGATCTTTGCCGGCGCGTATATCGGGCCGACCTACGCGATGATCCAGCACTTGGCACCACTGCGGCTTCGCTCGACGTGGGCGGCGCTGACGCTGCTCGCGACGAGCCTGCTCGGTCTCGGTCTCGGGCCGTTCATCGTTGGGCAAGTAAGCGACATCCTGCGGCCGACCTATGGCGCGGAGTCGCTGCGCTGGGCGATGTTCTCGGTCGCGATGCTGACGCCGCTCGGCATCTTCCACTATTGGCGCGCGGGTGTGCTGATGCGGCGCGCCAATGTCTGACGGGTAGATAAAGGAGGGCGGTTCGCCGCCCACCTATCGGGCAACGGTAAGGGAACGGCTGAAAGCTAGCCGTCGATCACGCGATCGTCGAACATGCCGAACGCCAACGTCGAGGCGTAGAGTGCGATCGCGCGCTCGGTCGGCATCGACCAGGCCCATTTGCGCATGTCGAAGGCGGCGTTGAGGAACGCCATGACGAGCTGGCTCGCTACCAGTGGATCGACCGCGCGCAACGTGCCCTCGGCGATCCCGTCCGAGATCGTCCCTGCAAAGCGGCGCGCGATGCGGTTGGAGCGATCGACCATCGTCGCACGCTCGGCCATCGGCAGCCCGCTGAGCGCGGTCGTGCGTAGGAGCGGACCCAGTTCGGAGAATTGCACGCCGAGCAGCGTCGCGAACATCGCCGACAGCCGTTCCCACTGCGTGCCACCCTGCTCGTCGGCGAGCCGTTGTGCCGCCGAGATCGTATCGAAGCTGCGCCGGTAGCAAGCGATGACGAGATCGTCCTTTGCGTCGAGGTGATGGTAGAAGCTGCCCTTGGTGACGTTGAGCGCGCTTGCGATGCGCTGTACCGACGCGCCGCGATAGCCGAGCTCGTTGATCAGCCGCGTGGCGGCGAGCAGGAAGGCGTCGCGACCCTCGGCGGGATCGCGCGGCAGGTCCACCGGATCGGGCGCCCAGCGCGCGCCCGGGATCGCTAGGCCGTGGCGGAACACCTCCATCACGCGCGCCTCGACACGGCCGAGCTGATCGGGTTCGTACCGCGGCAGCCACACGGGCAGCCAGAAGGTGTTCTCCATCAGCACGTGCGCGCGCGCGCCGTTGAGATCGGTCTGCGCGCGGCCGTGGACCGGGCCCCACAGGCCGCGGGCGCGTCGAAACACCTCGCGCCAGCTTGCCATCAGCCGCCCGCGAACGGGCTCGTCCATGGCGCGCAGGTCGGACAGGCCGGCGATCTGGCGTTCCTCGCCGCGACGCACGCGTGCCAGCCGCGCCATGTTGAGCGCGAGATACCGCTCGACGCGGGCCTCTGGCGTCGGCGCTTCCATCGCGGTGTCGAGCATGATGAGGAGGTAATCGAGCGTATGCTCGAACGCCGCCGCCGCGAGGTCCTCCTTGCGCTTGAAATAATAGGTGACGCTGGTGGTGTTGAGCCCGACGCGGCGCGCGACGTCGGCGAACGTCATGCCCTTCGCGCTTTGTTCGTTGATCGCGTCTGCAGCGGCGGCAAGAATGGCTTCGCGCTTCGCTCGGAAGCGGCGCGTGCCGATCTCCTCTCCGTCGCCGCCCGGTTCCCCCTGAGCCTGCATCAAACAACCGTAGCAGTGATTTTTCGAAGAACCAGTCCCTTTCGCGCTTGCTCGACGCAAAGCGAGTTTCTGGGCGATCGCGCCTAAATCAGGTGCTTTACCGAAGATGCGGTACGCTTTACAGCCGCGTCAAACAGCGAGCGGAGGGATGCCATGGATTTCACCCTGACCGAACGCGAGACCTATTTCCGGGATCGCGTCCGTGCCTTTATCGAGGCGGAAATCGCGCCGCGCCAGGCCGAATATCACGAACAGGCGCATCACGGCGATCGCTGGAAGGTGATCCCGGTGATCGAGGAAGTGAAGGAAAAGGCCAAGGCCGCGGGCCTCTGGAATTTCTTCATGCCGCCGCATTCGGGGCAGGAGCATGTCGACGACACGTTCGAGTTCGAAGGCACGCAGCTCACCAACCTCGAATATGCGCTGTGCGCCGAGGAGATGGGCAAGATCGGCTGGGCGAGCGAGTGCTTCAACTGCTCGGCGCCCGATACGGGCAACATGGAAGTGCTGCACCGCTACGGCACGCTCGAGCAGAAGGAAAAGTGGCTCCGTCCGCTGATGAATGGCGAGATCCGTTCGGTATTTTTCATGACCGAGCCAGCGGTCGCCTCGTCCGATGCAACCAATATCGAGACGCGGATCGAGCGTGACGGCGACGAATATGTCATCAACGGCCGCAAGTGGTGGTCGTCTGGCGTCGGCGACCCGCGCTGCAAGATCGGCATCCTGATGGGCAAGACGAGCTTCGAAGGCTCCCGCCACCAGCAGCAGAGCCAGATCCTGGTGCCGATGGACACGCCCGGCATCAAGATCGAGCGCATGCTGTCGGTCTACGGCTACGACCACGCGCCGCACGGGCATGGCGAGGTGAGCTTTACCAACGTCCGCGTGCCGGTGGAGAACGTCCTGCTCGGCGAAGGGCG carries:
- a CDS encoding MFS transporter → MRFDHRAVPIALVAMLIDSVGFGIVLPVLPSLIVKLGNVGLAEASRIGGYMLAVYAVTHFFAGPVIGSLSDRYGRRRVLLISLTCFGIDYALMAVAPTLAWLFLGRAIAGVAGATYGPANAVIADVTPPERRGQAFGLLGAAFGGGFIIGPAIGGLLVNYGARAPFVAAATLAFVNALVILAFMPETLAPANRRAFDWRRANAIGAFAPLLHAGGAKALLAGAVMWQIAHMVYPSTWSFFAEIALGWDARAIGWSLAASGVSMMLAQIFLTGQAIRRFGEERTVLIGLAAGAIVFGGYSVAREGWQIYALIAAGALTGLVFPSINAILSARVDASNQGALQGGMASLASIAAIVGPLAMTQALAYGAERSFGGGGFLLAAVLCVVTFAIFLFGVVLRRGQLA
- a CDS encoding acyl-CoA dehydrogenase family protein, with amino-acid sequence MATAAELDRPTDTLDAFRQEARAWLEANFPQSLRGKDNAMSAVDGPTEETAEQKQWREAMGAKGWGVPTWPKEHGGGGLSRAEARVLGEEMMRIGAWNPIGGMGVMMFGPTLLEYGNEAQKAQHIPGIVRGEVRWCQGYSEPGAGSDLASLQTFAEDKGDHYLVNGQKTWTSGGQWADKCFALVRTDKTQKHAGISFLLIDMDAEGVETRPIKLISGASPFCETFFTNVKVPKENLVGREGQGWEIGTRLLQHERNSLSGGGGSQGRMNQGEPIVSIAKKYRDVDADGKLADSDLRTRIIKHEMDQRAFALTLRRAALEAKGNAGPSAATSVMKNVGARITQDRAELAIEIMGMQGLGWEGEGFSNEELAQTRTWLWGKAVSIYGGSSEVQNNVIAKRILGMLDHQ
- a CDS encoding acyl-CoA dehydrogenase family protein; the protein is MAALNDEQVMLRDMAREWADNESPTTAFRKLREAAPAKGFDPEAWSTIGQMGWAGVVIPEEFGGSAFGYLSLGLVVEQLGRNLAVSPLSSTAVAATAIAMGSVDGAKSEWLPKLASGEAVATLAIDEGPNHDGKVTTSASGSTMSGTKKFVAEGDGADVFVVSATDGLYLVAKGDGVTVSTRKMADSRSHADVIFADAPAQKLGGTDLTQAIVDRATAVTTAEMLGMAESAFEQTLDYLKQRVQFGQVLSTFQALQHRMAKMKTELELMRSAVEGALEAIDAGRSDVDQAVSLAKAIANDTLRVVSREMVQLHGGVGMTDEYDAGLYLKRAATLETMWGTASYHRDRFAKLNGY
- a CDS encoding MFS transporter; translation: MDASTTLSPEGRDARALRRRGWTLALLTTAYFFSFMDRQILSILLESIKADLKLSDTQLGLLSGLVFALFYATLGLPIARLADRSSRSNIIAISLAFWSVMTAVCGLAQNFVQLMFARIGVGIGEAGFGPPSQSIIADLYPPEKRASAMAIYSLGVLLGGGLGIVIGGFVAHSYGWRVAMMVVGLPGVALAIIMKLFVVEPRRGLSDGPAATPIADQPAVSLWQGIGEMWRNRAAFHLVAAITVTSLIGYAVTGWGPSYMQRSLGMSMLDVSKYVALPAAFVAGGSALLGGWLCDRAAKRHGIFAQSYVVAIMKIVAFPFALAFYFVDDLWLALGSYFVAAIFAGAYIGPTYAMIQHLAPLRLRSTWAALTLLATSLLGLGLGPFIVGQVSDILRPTYGAESLRWAMFSVAMLTPLGIFHYWRAGVLMRRANV
- a CDS encoding TonB-dependent receptor domain-containing protein; this translates as MAKATFARASASAALAWAMAIGTAHAQIGGDPQPAQAATDQSSNPDIVVTGTLIRGTPENLAVPVDVISSEELSKQGAPSVVDLLKNLTVANGTVGDANQFDTRAQGSEGVASVNLRGLGPQRTLVLLNGKRMVPSGLGIPIVDVNMFPAGAIGRVEILKDGAAATYGSDAISGVVNFITRTDQEGFLVSGDYRYIDGSKGDYGGAASFGHKQDGFRVFGAVGYQRRSELRFTDRDFAVQPYQTNPQGAWTGGGNPGNFDFNGTVGGINLTTDLGCAGLGGFRSAPGSNTDRCFTNFGQFDNLVEPEERFQAYVETEFDVTDNATLRFTTLYSFTNTRVTSSPSYLPTLPPSANSAFGNGALFIVPGYAPALRDYCTLYGAQAGCTRNAAGTLDSAAGLPVLFRPFLLGGNPLFDNGSNDRGSAVSRRDTEALRFTAEANVRLTDNLDFSTSFTFSEYNRDYDGTDTFGDLLQNALAGFGGPSCAYSSTASRAGLSAAQLAALAGTNGCTYFNPFSTGIPRNAVSDVANPNYAGTRNPAGFNLAPGAGLINDLSTIDLFFRTPNTQVRTRQFVGDIALSGRTGLRLWADEDIGFAVGAQYRKNIFRTQLNADANLATNPCPGTPLNPNATCNPLTGALGFLGTNFERFAAADVYALFAELQIPIIDAINLQLSARYEDYRGNVGSTFDPQARVKIELTDWLGLRGGVGSSFRGPPPQNLSGSGVSLQVIGTGFRAVEVFGNPNLEPESATTYNGGVLIDSGPFNASLDYWRYDFKGPIESEPVSGLATALFGASGTANCGNPAFAALQSRFTFNAAGCGINNVSRLRTQVFNSANVKTSGLDFTASYRGELGPARITVGGAATYVIDYKIDDLNVENILVQPAFNAVGLLNFQTTAYPIPQWRGNWYVQGDAGPHSLRLQFNYVDGYTDQRGAAIYGPNLGALGGASVTRGKEIGSWRTFDATYRLALESGTTFTLAAVNIFDRDPPFARLDPNYDSFTASPLGFTLKAGVSQAF
- a CDS encoding TetR/AcrR family transcriptional regulator, with amino-acid sequence MQAQGEPGGDGEEIGTRRFRAKREAILAAAADAINEQSAKGMTFADVARRVGLNTTSVTYYFKRKEDLAAAAFEHTLDYLLIMLDTAMEAPTPEARVERYLALNMARLARVRRGEERQIAGLSDLRAMDEPVRGRLMASWREVFRRARGLWGPVHGRAQTDLNGARAHVLMENTFWLPVWLPRYEPDQLGRVEARVMEVFRHGLAIPGARWAPDPVDLPRDPAEGRDAFLLAATRLINELGYRGASVQRIASALNVTKGSFYHHLDAKDDLVIACYRRSFDTISAAQRLADEQGGTQWERLSAMFATLLGVQFSELGPLLRTTALSGLPMAERATMVDRSNRIARRFAGTISDGIAEGTLRAVDPLVASQLVMAFLNAAFDMRKWAWSMPTERAIALYASTLAFGMFDDRVIDG
- a CDS encoding acyl-CoA dehydrogenase family protein translates to MDFTLTERETYFRDRVRAFIEAEIAPRQAEYHEQAHHGDRWKVIPVIEEVKEKAKAAGLWNFFMPPHSGQEHVDDTFEFEGTQLTNLEYALCAEEMGKIGWASECFNCSAPDTGNMEVLHRYGTLEQKEKWLRPLMNGEIRSVFFMTEPAVASSDATNIETRIERDGDEYVINGRKWWSSGVGDPRCKIGILMGKTSFEGSRHQQQSQILVPMDTPGIKIERMLSVYGYDHAPHGHGEVSFTNVRVPVENVLLGEGRGFEIAQGRLGPGRIHHCMRTIGVAEVGIEKMAKRLLSRVAFGKRISDHSVWEQRIAQGRIEIEMTRLLCLKAAQTMDHAGNKAALQEIAMIKVFAPNMALRILDDAVQAHGGGGVAEDYGLAHAWASQRTLRLADGPDEVHARTIARNEFGKYGDWKAETANDRGAPRTAEVSSGDIGVSR